A genomic stretch from Chromatiales bacterium includes:
- the dapF gene encoding diaminopimelate epimerase, with the protein MNIGFAKMHGSGNDFMLINGTEHTTRLNLDKQLIQQWSDRHTGIGFDQLLIVDHPSVADVDFDYRIFNADGSEVGQCGNGARCVAHFVHSKGLTDKETIRVRSATRIMKITRQNDNHIAVDMGSAEFEPECIPFDPSGLVVVGEQTKKKLYTMNIAGYELRFSALSFGNPHAVIRVNDVAATEVAEIGAALQAHRCFPESVNVSFARVCGSGLQARVYERGVGETKACGSGACAIAVVARLHGWFADTPHTILVHLVGGSLEVRFDKDKVELVGPAELVYEDRIEV; encoded by the coding sequence ATGAATATAGGATTTGCAAAAATGCACGGTAGTGGTAATGATTTCATGCTGATAAACGGCACAGAACATACCACGCGCCTTAATTTGGATAAGCAACTCATTCAGCAATGGTCGGATAGACATACTGGTATAGGTTTTGACCAACTGTTAATCGTAGATCATCCTTCGGTGGCGGATGTTGACTTTGATTATCGCATTTTTAATGCCGATGGCAGCGAGGTCGGACAGTGTGGCAATGGCGCCCGTTGTGTAGCACACTTTGTTCACAGCAAAGGATTGACCGATAAGGAAACTATACGCGTGCGTAGTGCTACGCGTATTATGAAAATTACCAGACAAAACGACAACCATATCGCAGTGGATATGGGGAGTGCGGAGTTTGAGCCCGAATGTATCCCATTTGATCCTAGCGGTTTGGTGGTAGTTGGAGAGCAGACCAAAAAAAAATTATATACCATGAATATTGCCGGCTACGAGCTTCGCTTTAGTGCTTTATCGTTCGGTAATCCGCATGCGGTCATCCGGGTTAACGATGTTGCAGCGACAGAGGTTGCTGAAATAGGTGCAGCATTACAGGCGCATCGCTGTTTCCCTGAGAGTGTCAATGTATCTTTTGCTAGGGTCTGTGGCTCTGGGTTGCAAGCGCGAGTATACGAGCGCGGGGTCGGTGAAACAAAGGCTTGCGGTAGTGGTGCTTGTGCGATTGCAGTGGTTGCCCGCCTCCACGGTTGGTTCGCCGACACGCCGCATACCATACTGGTACATCTGGTCGGCGGATCGCTTGAGGTACGATTTGACAAAGACAAAGTAGAATTGGTGGGGCCGGCTGAACTAGTATACGAAGACAGAATAGAGGTATAG
- a CDS encoding S24 family peptidase, which yields MGHDSKLSRVIEISKALGLEFYLKQESSDDKNTQEMLEEILSLLRNKNKISEAIAPYDIQELDPETILEHDGAHSTKNHLPIIEVDAAAGAGAFNEQENIISYIAFRPDWLNKHGLKPNSCAIIRVRGDSMEPTFFNKSVVLVDRNRRRRHAGHVYVIRTEDGLVVKRLGKDSEGNWLLVSDNSEWKDAPLPPNAEIIGEVRWTAKTLK from the coding sequence ATGGGGCATGATTCTAAACTCTCTAGAGTGATAGAAATATCAAAAGCCCTTGGGTTAGAATTTTATCTTAAGCAAGAATCCTCTGACGATAAGAATACACAAGAAATGCTGGAGGAAATTCTATCGCTTCTTCGTAATAAAAATAAAATATCAGAAGCGATAGCCCCATACGATATTCAAGAATTAGACCCTGAGACCATACTAGAACACGATGGAGCACATAGCACCAAAAATCACTTGCCGATTATTGAAGTAGATGCAGCGGCTGGTGCTGGCGCATTCAACGAACAAGAAAATATAATAAGCTATATTGCATTTCGACCTGACTGGTTGAATAAACACGGGTTAAAACCTAATTCGTGCGCAATTATTCGTGTTAGAGGCGACTCTATGGAACCCACGTTTTTTAACAAAAGCGTCGTGTTGGTAGACCGCAACCGCCGTCGGCGACACGCCGGTCATGTCTACGTTATCCGAACAGAAGATGGCTTAGTGGTGAAACGCTTAGGTAAAGATAGCGAAGGCAACTGGCTGTTGGTGAGCGACAACTCAGAATGGAAGGATGCCCCGCTTCCGCCCAACGCAGAGATTATCGGCGAAGTCCGATGGACAGCCAAAACCCTAAAATAA
- a CDS encoding DUF4145 domain-containing protein: MKTVNERYALLPVSKDGMLNIGNETVEIGKYLPNGELIHEAYICTHCNGIIIVRWSRTKSRGGYEYYHHFPRERSFSPKVDLKVIPNKETQNDFQEAIDCYNSGFWKASMIMSRRTIEQQLLKGSENLKSGLGKRIDIANISDQLRKMFNIIRKYGNHGAHPDNRLYDENGQPIDRNKQKEIAKISLLFLDHFFSDQYEIPKQLGEQAKQLENKPD, translated from the coding sequence ATGAAAACAGTGAATGAGCGTTATGCTTTGCTTCCAGTCTCAAAAGACGGGATGCTTAATATTGGCAATGAGACGGTCGAAATAGGCAAATACTTACCTAATGGAGAATTAATTCATGAGGCATATATATGCACACATTGTAATGGGATCATTATAGTCAGGTGGTCGAGGACTAAGTCTCGCGGAGGTTATGAATACTATCACCACTTTCCAAGAGAAAGGAGCTTTAGCCCCAAAGTAGATCTAAAAGTCATCCCAAATAAAGAAACACAAAATGATTTTCAGGAGGCTATAGATTGCTACAACAGCGGGTTTTGGAAAGCCAGCATGATAATGTCTCGCAGAACTATTGAACAACAATTACTTAAAGGAAGTGAAAACCTCAAAAGTGGCTTAGGAAAAAGAATAGACATAGCTAACATTTCTGATCAACTTAGAAAAATGTTCAATATCATAAGAAAGTATGGCAATCATGGCGCACACCCTGATAACCGTCTGTACGATGAGAATGGACAGCCAATAGATAGAAATAAACAAAAGGAAATTGCTAAAATCAGCCTGCTTTTTTTGGATCATTTCTTCAGCGATCAATATGAAATACCCAAACAATTAGGCGAGCAAGCCAAACAACTTGAAAATAAGCCGGATTAG
- the hisI gene encoding phosphoribosyl-AMP cyclohydrolase yields MTDAQDYIFTERKSVEQVEEGTDLSPKFNADGLLPVVTSDYKSGKILMHGYMNKEALLKTIKHGEAYYWSRSRECLWHKGDVSGLIQKVKQLLIDDDQDALWMRVEVVGDASCHVGYRSCFYREIPIGADIPQKPKLRFIEKNKAFDPDEVYRGQPNPTVL; encoded by the coding sequence ATGACTGATGCACAAGACTACATATTTACTGAGCGCAAAAGCGTAGAACAGGTTGAAGAGGGTACTGATCTGTCGCCGAAATTTAATGCCGATGGCTTACTACCAGTCGTCACCAGCGACTACAAAAGCGGTAAGATACTGATGCACGGATACATGAATAAAGAAGCGTTGCTAAAGACGATTAAACACGGTGAAGCGTATTATTGGAGTCGCAGTCGTGAATGTCTATGGCACAAAGGCGATGTTAGCGGGCTTATTCAAAAAGTCAAACAATTGCTGATTGATGATGACCAAGACGCACTGTGGATGCGCGTAGAGGTCGTCGGTGATGCAAGCTGTCATGTCGGTTATCGCTCGTGCTTTTATAGGGAAATACCTATAGGTGCCGATATACCCCAAAAACCGAAATTACGGTTTATCGAAAAAAACAAAGCGTTTGACCCCGACGAAGTCTATCGCGGCCAACCCAACCCGACCGTTTTATAA
- a CDS encoding glycosyltransferase family 9 protein, whose translation MRLSAIGDVAQAFVAVNELKLSQPHLDITWIIGKTEYQLLAHNKDIDFIIFDKDQVVHSYRRIARLLRHRKFDALLLMQYSLRAGLLSLLVKAPLRIGYPRLFSREFHRLFINRHIEMPERIHVLDIYYAFAKEVGLKEHINAIPTYYASEDAQFAQRHLPKDKRTLLISPCSSHHFKNWLPQNYAEVAQIAMQKYDMHVVLVGGNSRGEQIYEQQILKHLHTPCVSLIGKTNLRQLAALVAHSHLVIAPDSAIVHIASAIQTPVIGLYAATNAERSGPYRYLDQCINLYSEALKKYYRKTVDDVRWGKHIKKHAAMELISTRSVIEQLDRIM comes from the coding sequence TTGCGATTATCCGCGATAGGAGATGTCGCACAAGCCTTCGTCGCCGTCAACGAACTCAAACTGTCGCAACCGCATCTAGACATCACTTGGATTATAGGAAAAACAGAATACCAACTGTTAGCTCACAACAAAGATATAGATTTCATAATCTTTGATAAAGACCAAGTGGTTCATTCATATAGACGCATAGCCCGCCTATTGCGACACAGAAAATTCGACGCGTTGCTTTTAATGCAATATTCGCTGCGTGCGGGATTGCTGAGCCTACTGGTGAAAGCACCGCTGCGCATAGGATATCCGCGCCTGTTTTCTCGTGAGTTCCATCGCTTATTTATTAATCGGCACATAGAGATGCCTGAACGCATACATGTATTGGACATTTATTATGCTTTTGCTAAAGAGGTGGGGTTGAAAGAACATATAAATGCTATCCCCACATATTATGCATCGGAAGATGCGCAGTTTGCGCAACGCCATCTACCTAAAGACAAAAGAACTCTTTTGATTAGTCCGTGTTCCAGCCATCATTTTAAGAACTGGCTACCGCAAAATTATGCAGAGGTCGCACAAATTGCTATGCAAAAATACGATATGCATGTCGTGTTGGTGGGAGGCAATAGTCGTGGCGAACAAATATACGAACAACAAATACTAAAACATCTACACACACCGTGTGTCAGCTTGATAGGGAAAACCAATCTCCGACAACTAGCAGCACTCGTCGCACACAGCCATTTGGTTATTGCCCCCGATTCGGCAATCGTGCATATCGCCTCTGCAATACAAACGCCAGTAATAGGTCTTTACGCGGCAACCAACGCCGAGCGCAGTGGACCTTATCGCTACCTAGACCAGTGTATCAATCTTTACTCCGAAGCGCTAAAGAAATACTATCGCAAAACCGTAGACGATGTGCGCTGGGGTAAACACATAAAAAAGCACGCTGCTATGGAACTGATTAGCACGCGCTCAGTCATCGAGCAACTAGATAGAATAATGTAG
- a CDS encoding cytochrome c4: protein MVAGDVEQGRLKAQACLGCHGIPSYTNVYPSYRVPKLSGQHADYIVAALKAYQSGERSHPTMRANASTLNATDMQDIAAYLAGDQKVVSTAPTVQASGELQSKLAICAGCHSMDGNSQLPQNPRLAGQYRDYLYQSLLDYKEGRRNNAIMLGIIATLNETDMKLLSEYFSKQQGLSAYHIDRRAVKAE, encoded by the coding sequence GTGGTTGCTGGCGACGTTGAACAAGGCCGTCTCAAGGCGCAAGCTTGTTTGGGTTGTCACGGTATTCCTAGTTATACCAATGTTTATCCAAGTTACCGTGTACCTAAACTATCTGGTCAACACGCTGACTATATCGTCGCAGCATTAAAGGCTTATCAATCCGGCGAGCGTAGTCATCCAACTATGCGTGCCAACGCGTCCACCTTAAATGCAACTGATATGCAGGATATAGCGGCTTATCTCGCCGGCGATCAAAAGGTAGTATCGACAGCACCGACAGTGCAGGCTAGCGGCGAATTACAATCTAAACTTGCGATTTGCGCAGGTTGTCATAGCATGGACGGTAATAGCCAATTACCTCAAAATCCACGATTGGCGGGACAATACAGAGACTATCTATACCAGTCTTTGCTTGATTATAAAGAAGGTCGACGCAATAATGCGATAATGCTAGGAATAATTGCCACGCTTAATGAAACGGATATGAAATTGTTGTCGGAGTATTTCTCTAAGCAACAAGGCTTGTCGGCTTATCACATAGACCGCAGAGCGGTAAAAGCCGAATAG
- a CDS encoding BolA/IbaG family iron-sulfur metabolism protein — protein METEEIKKLILTGIADAQVRVTGGDSKYHAEVISTTFNNLTQVQRHQAVYTTVQEHIQNGRLHALSIAALTPEEAQSR, from the coding sequence ATGGAAACTGAAGAAATTAAAAAGCTAATCTTAACCGGCATAGCCGATGCACAAGTACGCGTCACCGGCGGCGACAGCAAATACCACGCCGAAGTGATTAGTACAACTTTTAATAATTTGACTCAAGTACAGCGCCATCAAGCAGTTTACACGACCGTGCAGGAACATATACAAAACGGTCGGCTACATGCATTGAGCATAGCCGCCCTAACACCTGAAGAAGCCCAAAGCCGATAA
- a CDS encoding MBL fold metallo-hydrolase, whose amino-acid sequence MIFRQLFEPQSSTYTYLLACRETATVALIDPVIETFERDLEVIRELGLNLNYAIETHIHADHITGGLKLKSLTNCKLAGAEVDQLPCRDIGVQEGTALKVGNIVLHPLFTPGHTDTHYAYLIDNGTHKMVFSGDALLIEGCGRTDFQSGDSGTLYDSIHDKFFSLSDDTLVYPAHDYENRRLSTVGQEKLRNPRLKTGTTREQFVALMDSLEFPKPKKMDYAVPGNEMCGRCPDNMPDGTRSICDMHDQG is encoded by the coding sequence ATGATATTCAGACAACTTTTTGAGCCGCAATCCAGTACTTATACTTATCTGCTTGCGTGTCGAGAGACCGCAACTGTGGCACTCATAGACCCAGTGATCGAAACTTTTGAACGCGATTTAGAAGTGATTAGAGAGCTAGGCTTGAATTTGAATTATGCGATAGAGACGCACATACACGCAGACCATATCACCGGTGGGTTAAAGCTTAAATCGTTGACCAACTGCAAATTGGCTGGTGCTGAAGTCGACCAGCTGCCGTGCCGCGACATTGGTGTGCAAGAAGGCACGGCATTGAAAGTCGGTAATATAGTGCTACATCCGTTGTTCACCCCCGGCCATACTGACACGCATTATGCCTATTTGATAGACAATGGTACGCATAAAATGGTGTTCAGCGGCGATGCACTTTTGATAGAAGGTTGCGGGCGTACCGATTTTCAATCGGGTGATTCGGGAACGCTGTACGACAGTATCCATGATAAGTTCTTCAGCTTATCAGACGATACTTTAGTCTATCCGGCACACGATTATGAGAATCGCCGCCTCAGTACCGTCGGCCAAGAGAAACTGCGCAACCCGCGCCTTAAAACCGGAACCACCCGCGAGCAGTTTGTCGCATTGATGGATTCTTTAGAGTTTCCGAAGCCCAAAAAAATGGATTATGCGGTGCCCGGCAATGAGATGTGTGGTCGTTGCCCCGATAACATGCCCGATGGCACTCGGTCTATATGCGATATGCACGACCAAGGCTAA